One Nodularia sp. LEGE 06071 DNA segment encodes these proteins:
- a CDS encoding GAF domain-containing protein: MSDVSQPNLRASIDQESVLRRITNCIRQTLELEEIITTTTAEVCSLLGTDRVMIYKFQADGSGQVIAESIHEQRLPSLKGLNFPADDIPPYARELLMKLRVRSVVNVEKQVIGQSPLHVGENGENLAEDIRYRLVDPCHLEYLTAMGVKSSLVAPIFYQDEMWGLLASHHSESRAISEGEFTLIQMVVDQLSIAIAQSNLLTQAREKAERETIINRISTLLHSLPTIIFQPALEAAVAAFDGCGGRLCMKNQAFNLQNDQLASLTECLMPGNDCVKVYTCGEQPLIPAQSIYPLMEQYSVWHEHYKSGKYDVWAITDIYKMPYLRSLQPAFQPTKIRSILMIPLEYRQQLVGYLSIFRQEIDTETLWAGQFDLDKRQVYPRLSFEVWRECKKAQAQTWKLTEIELATDIGHIFASSIQQRELYQQVQAFNANLENEVQKRTLELQRTSEQQRVLFEVVAKIRESLDLKAIFQTTTQEICHSLQADRVAVYRFEPDWSGEFIAEFVGEEWMKLVTVDMNTIWEDSYLQETEGGRYRHNETLAVDDIYQAGYSECHLALLEQFQAKAYAIAPIFIGQKLWGLLAAYQNSAPRHWSASEIQFLAQIALQLGVALQQAELLKQSQEQSEQLVQAMRNLQQTQTQLIQTEKMSSLGQLVAGVAHEINNPVNFIYGNLAHVSQYAEDLASMLALYQQHCPHPSQDIINRAQEIDLEFVTEDFPKTLSSMKIGVDRIRQIVMSLRNFSRLDEAEMKAVDIHEGIDSTLLILQHRLKALPEIPNIQLIKEYGNLPLVECYAGQINQVFMNVLSNAIDAIEYRKKHKSEHHPGQIMIHTAVNELDHKVKSVVIRITDNGEGIPESVQKRVFDPFFTTKPVGKGTGLGLSISYQIVVDKHRGIFKCNSQPNLGTEFWIEIPICHRITQ, translated from the coding sequence ATGTCAGACGTATCTCAACCAAATTTGCGGGCAAGCATTGATCAAGAAAGTGTACTAAGACGCATTACCAATTGTATCCGCCAAACCTTAGAACTAGAAGAAATTATCACAACGACAACGGCGGAAGTCTGTTCATTACTAGGAACTGACCGAGTAATGATTTATAAATTTCAGGCCGATGGTAGTGGTCAAGTTATTGCTGAGTCGATTCATGAGCAGCGATTACCCTCATTAAAGGGGCTAAATTTTCCAGCTGATGACATTCCCCCCTACGCCCGTGAATTATTGATGAAATTAAGGGTGCGCTCTGTTGTCAATGTGGAAAAACAAGTGATTGGTCAAAGTCCCCTGCACGTGGGGGAAAATGGCGAAAATTTAGCTGAGGATATCCGTTATCGCCTTGTAGATCCCTGCCATCTGGAATACTTAACGGCAATGGGGGTGAAGTCTTCTTTAGTCGCGCCTATTTTTTATCAAGATGAAATGTGGGGGCTATTGGCTTCTCATCATTCTGAGTCACGGGCAATTTCCGAAGGTGAATTCACACTGATCCAGATGGTAGTAGATCAGCTATCGATCGCGATCGCTCAAAGTAACCTTTTGACTCAGGCTCGTGAAAAAGCCGAACGGGAAACGATTATTAACCGAATTTCTACTCTACTGCATTCACTGCCCACAATTATCTTCCAACCAGCATTAGAAGCAGCTGTTGCGGCCTTTGATGGCTGTGGTGGTAGGCTTTGTATGAAAAATCAAGCTTTTAATCTCCAAAATGACCAACTTGCCAGTTTAACAGAATGCTTAATGCCTGGAAATGATTGCGTCAAAGTTTATACCTGTGGAGAACAACCCCTCATCCCAGCACAAAGTATATATCCACTCATGGAGCAGTACAGTGTTTGGCACGAACATTACAAGTCTGGTAAATACGATGTTTGGGCAATTACCGACATCTATAAAATGCCCTACTTACGAAGCTTGCAACCTGCGTTTCAACCAACTAAAATTCGCAGCATCTTGATGATTCCCCTGGAATATCGTCAGCAGTTAGTCGGCTATCTCAGTATTTTTCGCCAGGAAATAGACACAGAAACCCTGTGGGCTGGTCAATTTGACCTCGATAAAAGACAAGTATATCCCCGGCTGTCCTTTGAAGTTTGGCGGGAATGTAAAAAGGCACAAGCTCAGACATGGAAGCTCACAGAAATTGAACTAGCTACAGACATTGGTCATATTTTCGCATCGTCGATTCAGCAACGTGAATTATACCAACAGGTACAAGCCTTCAATGCCAACTTAGAAAATGAAGTCCAAAAGCGGACTCTGGAACTGCAACGGACATCTGAACAACAACGGGTATTGTTTGAAGTTGTGGCCAAAATCCGGGAATCTCTGGATCTAAAAGCTATTTTTCAGACTACGACTCAGGAAATTTGTCACTCTCTGCAAGCAGATCGCGTGGCTGTCTACCGCTTTGAACCTGATTGGAGTGGCGAGTTTATCGCTGAGTTTGTCGGTGAGGAATGGATGAAGCTGGTAACTGTGGATATGAATACAATTTGGGAAGATTCCTATTTGCAAGAAACGGAAGGCGGGCGATATCGCCACAATGAAACCTTGGCGGTGGATGATATTTATCAAGCTGGCTACTCTGAATGTCATCTTGCATTGTTGGAGCAATTCCAGGCGAAAGCTTATGCGATCGCGCCAATTTTTATTGGGCAAAAACTTTGGGGCTTGCTGGCAGCATACCAAAACTCTGCACCCCGCCACTGGTCAGCCTCAGAAATTCAGTTCCTGGCTCAAATTGCGTTGCAGCTGGGGGTAGCACTCCAACAAGCTGAATTGCTGAAACAGAGCCAAGAGCAGTCAGAACAGCTAGTGCAAGCTATGCGGAATTTACAACAAACTCAAACCCAACTCATCCAGACTGAGAAAATGTCTAGTTTGGGTCAATTGGTTGCGGGTGTAGCTCACGAAATCAACAACCCAGTCAATTTCATCTATGGCAATTTAGCCCATGTCAGTCAATATGCTGAAGACTTAGCTAGTATGTTAGCGCTCTATCAGCAGCACTGTCCCCACCCCAGTCAGGACATTATTAATCGGGCGCAAGAGATTGACTTAGAATTTGTCACCGAGGATTTCCCCAAAACTTTATCTTCGATGAAAATCGGCGTTGATCGTATCCGTCAGATTGTCATGTCTTTACGAAATTTCTCTCGACTCGATGAGGCAGAAATGAAAGCTGTGGATATTCACGAAGGCATTGATAGCACCCTACTAATTTTACAGCATCGTTTGAAAGCATTACCGGAAATCCCCAATATTCAGTTAATCAAAGAATACGGTAATTTGCCACTGGTAGAATGCTATGCCGGACAAATTAATCAAGTATTTATGAATGTTTTGAGCAATGCCATTGATGCTATAGAATATCGAAAAAAGCATAAATCAGAGCATCATCCTGGTCAAATTATGATCCATACTGCTGTGAATGAACTTGATCACAAAGTTAAAAGTGTGGTGATTCGTATTACCGACAATGGCGAAGGAATCCCCGAATCTGTGCAAAAAAGAGTATTTGACCCATTTTTTACAACTAAACCAGTCGGAAAAGGTACTGGTTTGGGGTTATCTATTAGTTATCAAATTGTTGTGGATAAGCACCGCGGCATCTTTAAATGTAATTCTCAACCAAATTTAGGGACAGAATTCTGGATTGAAATTCCCATTTGTCATCGAATTACTCAGTGA
- the dnaA gene encoding chromosomal replication initiator protein DnaA, which produces MEIPIDNLWSQVLKRLQLELSRPTFETWIKTAHAERLENNCLVIITPNPFARNWLQKYYINTIANVVQDILGHPLEIYITVAQGDEVTNLGEPEVTWDLPSPKLNDASVTQKKQPITDLNSKYVFSRFVVGANNRMAHAAALAVAESPGKEFNPLFLCGGVGLGKTHLMQAIAHYRSRICPDSKIFYVSTEQFTNDLITAIRNDRMQNFREHYRAADVLLVDDIQFIEGKEYTQEEFFHTFNTLHEAGKQVVIASDRPPHHISQLQERLCSRFSMGLIADVQTPDLETRMAILQKKAEYENIRLPKDVVEYIAANYTNNIRELEGALIRALAYISIWGLPMTVENITPVLERESQKVAATPEVILSVIGDTFAISIEDLKSNSRRREISWARQIGMYLMRQHTALSLPRIGEEFGGKDHTTVIYSCDKIAQLLQSDRGLAQTLGQLSDRINMNSRQQRK; this is translated from the coding sequence ATGGAAATTCCCATTGACAATCTGTGGAGTCAGGTGCTGAAACGCTTACAGCTAGAATTATCCCGTCCCACTTTTGAAACTTGGATAAAAACTGCTCACGCCGAGCGATTAGAAAATAATTGCTTGGTAATCATTACTCCTAATCCTTTTGCTCGTAATTGGTTACAAAAATATTACATCAACACCATTGCTAATGTAGTCCAAGATATTTTGGGTCATCCTCTGGAAATCTACATTACAGTTGCTCAGGGTGATGAGGTGACTAATTTGGGGGAACCGGAAGTTACTTGGGACTTACCTAGCCCCAAGCTGAATGATGCAAGTGTGACGCAAAAAAAGCAACCCATTACAGACTTAAACTCTAAATATGTATTTTCGCGATTTGTTGTCGGTGCTAACAATCGCATGGCTCACGCCGCTGCTTTGGCTGTTGCAGAATCGCCAGGGAAAGAGTTCAATCCCTTATTTTTATGCGGTGGTGTGGGTTTGGGAAAAACTCACCTGATGCAAGCTATTGCTCATTATCGCTCTCGAATTTGCCCAGATTCTAAAATCTTTTATGTATCTACAGAGCAATTTACTAATGACTTAATTACAGCTATCCGTAATGATCGGATGCAAAATTTTCGGGAGCATTATCGGGCGGCTGATGTTTTGTTAGTCGATGATATTCAGTTTATTGAGGGTAAGGAGTATACTCAAGAAGAATTTTTTCATACTTTTAATACGTTACATGAAGCTGGGAAGCAAGTGGTGATCGCTTCTGACCGTCCGCCTCACCATATTTCTCAGCTGCAAGAACGTCTGTGTTCGCGGTTTTCTATGGGTTTAATTGCTGATGTGCAAACTCCAGATTTAGAAACTAGGATGGCAATTCTCCAAAAAAAGGCTGAATACGAAAATATTCGCCTCCCCAAAGATGTAGTTGAGTATATTGCTGCTAACTATACGAATAATATTCGCGAGTTGGAAGGAGCTTTAATTCGAGCGCTGGCTTATATTTCTATTTGGGGTTTACCGATGACGGTGGAAAATATTACACCTGTTTTAGAAAGAGAAAGCCAGAAAGTAGCAGCTACCCCGGAGGTGATATTATCAGTTATTGGTGATACTTTTGCGATCTCAATTGAAGACCTGAAAAGTAACTCTCGGCGACGAGAAATTAGTTGGGCGCGTCAAATAGGAATGTATCTCATGCGCCAACACACGGCTTTGAGTTTACCGAGAATTGGTGAAGAGTTCGGTGGTAAAGACCATACAACGGTGATTTATAGTTGTGATAAGATTGCCCAACTCTTGCAAAGCGATCGCGGTTTAGCACAAACCCTTGGTCAATTGAGCGATCGCATCAACATGAATAGCAGACAACAGCGCAAATAA
- a CDS encoding heavy metal translocating P-type ATPase has translation MTQVTVQIASPSVEILQETVEEQNGEIPLTPHLEKTVETVENHRDSQREISQVSFNVIHTIRGRVRLRVPRLRYDADYADRLQSLLTSDPLVTSVRIKSAAASLVVTYKSSAVTDSKMRSRLSCLILAAIPAGIVITDAQKSSTALANTDSWPGMQLSVMATSLAVLQGTLGLPIPPIMVMGSIALATFPVLQRALVGIITQRKLNIDFLDLIAIAITTFQGRFLTPALMLSLIEIGENIRDRTARSSQLQTLDLLNSLGQFVWVERDGEKQQIPIQDVQPGDIVIVYPGEQVPIDGKILRGKALFDEQKLTGESIPVLKNQGQTVFASTLVREGRVYILAERVGNNTRAGQSIQLIQAAPVHDTRMENQAIKIAELAVMPTLLLGGAVFAATRNPARVASVLTLDLCTGIRVSIPTSVLAALSYAARQGILIRSGRALEQLAAVDTIVFDKTGTLTKGEVTVIEVESRNPHLSSLRVLALAAAAEQRLTHPVAEAIIRYAQAQSVEIPSRSQWNYELGLGVEAEIEGEIVYVGSDRFLRQQGINMESLDGEQKSASSVIYVASNGQLQGIIKYSDVLRPESREVINSLLTVESVEVHLLTGDNRRTAQAVAADLGIPPTHTHAEAFPEEKAAIVSQLHEQGKTVAFVGDGINDSPALAYADVSVSFGDGSEIARETADVVLMQNDLHSLLQAIAIARQTKQLIQQNTNIVAIPNLAAMAIAVLFGLNPLAATVINNGSTIIAGVNGLRPILKPASHQTLPSAR, from the coding sequence ATGACACAAGTTACCGTTCAAATAGCTTCGCCTTCAGTAGAAATTCTTCAGGAGACTGTAGAGGAACAAAATGGAGAAATTCCTTTAACGCCACATCTGGAAAAGACTGTAGAGACAGTTGAAAATCATAGAGACTCCCAGAGGGAAATTTCCCAAGTTTCCTTCAATGTGATTCATACAATTCGGGGAAGAGTGCGGTTACGTGTGCCTCGGTTACGCTATGATGCAGATTATGCCGATCGCCTGCAAAGTTTACTAACATCAGATCCGCTCGTCACAAGTGTGAGAATCAAGTCTGCGGCGGCTTCACTGGTTGTAACTTATAAATCCAGTGCAGTTACAGATAGCAAAATGCGATCGCGTTTAAGCTGTTTAATTTTAGCAGCGATTCCAGCGGGAATAGTGATCACAGATGCTCAAAAGTCATCAACTGCACTTGCAAACACTGACTCTTGGCCTGGGATGCAGTTGTCTGTGATGGCTACCAGTTTAGCTGTTCTACAAGGAACTTTAGGATTACCCATACCGCCAATTATGGTAATGGGAAGCATTGCTCTAGCCACATTTCCCGTATTGCAAAGAGCGCTGGTTGGAATCATAACACAGCGAAAACTGAATATTGACTTTTTGGATTTGATTGCGATCGCCATCACCACATTCCAAGGACGATTTCTCACACCAGCTCTGATGTTGAGTTTAATTGAAATTGGGGAAAATATTCGCGATCGCACCGCTCGGTCTTCGCAACTGCAAACCCTGGATTTACTCAACTCTCTAGGACAATTTGTTTGGGTAGAACGCGATGGGGAAAAGCAACAAATTCCCATCCAAGATGTACAACCAGGCGATATAGTCATTGTCTATCCTGGTGAACAAGTCCCCATCGATGGCAAAATTCTTCGGGGTAAAGCCTTATTCGATGAACAGAAACTCACTGGCGAATCTATCCCAGTCTTAAAAAATCAAGGACAAACTGTTTTTGCTTCCACCTTAGTCCGGGAAGGACGAGTTTATATTTTAGCAGAGCGGGTAGGTAATAACACGCGTGCTGGACAGAGTATTCAGTTAATCCAAGCCGCCCCAGTCCATGATACCCGCATGGAAAACCAGGCAATTAAAATTGCCGAACTTGCTGTGATGCCTACTTTGTTACTAGGTGGGGCAGTATTTGCCGCAACACGTAACCCAGCCAGGGTAGCCAGCGTCCTCACTCTAGACTTATGTACAGGGATTCGCGTATCTATTCCCACATCAGTTTTAGCGGCACTCTCCTACGCCGCCCGCCAAGGTATTCTCATTCGTAGTGGTAGAGCTTTAGAACAACTAGCAGCAGTTGATACCATTGTCTTTGATAAAACCGGGACGCTGACCAAAGGCGAAGTCACTGTAATTGAAGTGGAAAGTCGAAATCCCCACCTTTCCAGCTTGCGAGTTCTCGCACTAGCGGCCGCAGCTGAACAGCGCTTGACACACCCAGTCGCCGAGGCGATAATTCGTTACGCCCAAGCCCAGTCAGTGGAAATTCCCAGCCGCAGTCAGTGGAACTATGAACTTGGTTTAGGGGTTGAAGCCGAGATTGAAGGCGAAATTGTGTATGTAGGAAGCGATCGCTTTTTGCGTCAGCAAGGCATTAATATGGAGTCACTAGATGGAGAACAAAAATCAGCAAGTTCGGTGATTTATGTCGCTAGTAACGGTCAACTCCAAGGTATAATTAAATATAGTGATGTTCTGCGCCCAGAAAGTCGGGAAGTAATTAACAGCTTGTTGACAGTTGAAAGCGTAGAAGTTCATCTGCTGACCGGAGATAACAGGCGCACAGCTCAAGCTGTAGCTGCTGATTTAGGTATTCCCCCAACTCATACTCACGCCGAAGCCTTTCCTGAAGAAAAAGCCGCAATTGTCAGTCAGCTGCATGAACAAGGAAAAACAGTTGCATTTGTCGGTGATGGAATTAATGATTCGCCAGCTTTAGCCTACGCTGATGTGTCAGTGTCCTTTGGTGATGGTTCAGAAATTGCCCGTGAGACAGCAGACGTGGTGTTAATGCAGAACGATTTACATAGTTTACTACAAGCGATCGCGATCGCGCGTCAGACAAAGCAACTAATTCAGCAAAACACCAACATCGTGGCTATTCCTAACTTAGCAGCAATGGCGATCGCAGTTTTATTTGGTTTGAACCCCTTAGCCGCAACTGTAATTAACAACGGTTCAACCATCATTGCCGGAGTCAACGGTTTGCGCCCTATCCTCAAACCAGCGTCTCATCAAACTCTACCATCAGCAAGATGA
- a CDS encoding HhoA/HhoB/HtrA family serine endopeptidase has product MKKTEHNLKDPGINIWGLPHRRKSSSMIKLMLSGVTVVSLGSCSFLPAKIFESQKNEPQSQVVTQNTNNQSPAVTIPEISSSSATDPNFVVAVVQKVGDAVVRIDASRTVQSRSVPTDPFLRRFGNSESSQPRQRVEQGSGSGFIINSSGQILTNSHVVDGADSVIVTLKDGRTFDGRVLGEDPVTDVALIEIEANNLPILPIGNSDTLQPGEAVIAIGNPLGLNNTVTSGILSATGRSSSDIGVSDKRVDYIQTDAAINPGNSGGPLLNSRGQVIGMNTAIIRGAQGLGFAIPINTVQRISQELITKGRVDHPYLGIQMMTLTPEVKATINKDTRNRLNLRADQGVLLVDIVPRSPASVAGLRFGDLIQSINNQPVTKIEEVQKLVEKSQIGIPLQIQVERNGQVIAVAVSPAPLPPRTEG; this is encoded by the coding sequence ATGAAAAAAACAGAGCATAACTTGAAAGACCCAGGTATCAATATCTGGGGTTTGCCCCACAGGAGGAAATCAAGCAGTATGATCAAGTTGATGCTGAGTGGGGTAACAGTGGTGTCCCTGGGAAGCTGCTCGTTTTTACCAGCCAAAATCTTTGAGAGTCAGAAAAATGAGCCTCAGTCTCAGGTGGTGACTCAAAATACAAATAATCAAAGTCCGGCTGTGACTATCCCAGAAATTAGCTCCTCATCTGCTACAGATCCTAACTTTGTCGTCGCAGTTGTACAAAAAGTGGGAGATGCAGTAGTTCGGATTGATGCGTCTAGAACCGTACAATCTCGAAGTGTACCAACCGATCCATTTCTGCGGCGGTTTGGCAATTCCGAGTCATCACAGCCTAGACAGCGAGTAGAACAGGGTAGCGGTTCTGGATTTATTATCAATTCCTCTGGTCAAATTTTGACTAATTCCCATGTTGTAGACGGTGCTGATTCTGTAATTGTGACTCTCAAGGATGGCAGAACTTTTGATGGTAGAGTGCTGGGGGAAGATCCGGTCACAGATGTGGCTTTAATCGAAATTGAGGCTAATAATCTGCCAATTTTACCCATCGGTAACTCTGATACCTTGCAACCAGGAGAAGCAGTAATTGCCATTGGTAATCCTTTAGGGTTGAATAATACCGTTACCTCTGGGATACTCAGCGCGACGGGACGTTCTAGTAGTGATATTGGGGTAAGCGACAAACGCGTTGACTATATTCAAACAGATGCAGCCATTAACCCTGGTAACTCTGGGGGGCCATTACTCAATTCCCGTGGTCAGGTAATTGGGATGAATACAGCCATTATTCGCGGCGCACAAGGGTTAGGATTTGCCATTCCCATTAATACAGTCCAAAGAATTTCTCAGGAATTAATCACTAAAGGCAGAGTCGATCATCCTTACTTAGGTATTCAAATGATGACACTGACCCCAGAAGTGAAAGCCACAATCAATAAAGATACACGCAATCGCTTGAATCTTCGGGCAGATCAGGGTGTTTTATTGGTTGATATTGTACCTCGCTCGCCCGCATCTGTGGCTGGACTCAGATTTGGTGATCTGATTCAAAGCATTAATAACCAACCTGTGACTAAAATTGAAGAAGTACAAAAACTGGTAGAAAAGAGCCAAATTGGTATCCCTTTACAAATACAAGTGGAACGCAATGGCCAAGTTATCGCAGTAGCTGTGAGTCCTGCACCTTTACCACCGCGAACAGAAGGCTAA
- a CDS encoding DUF5132 domain-containing protein, with the protein MAPKITDFVEDAGAPGIIAGIGAILLAPVLIPVVAGIGKPIAKSLVKGGIVAYEKSRGAFAEIGETWEDIIAEAKAEIAEDRETPTFEASADNTVQHGG; encoded by the coding sequence ATGGCACCTAAAATTACTGATTTCGTTGAAGATGCTGGCGCTCCTGGAATTATCGCCGGCATAGGAGCAATATTACTAGCACCTGTCCTCATTCCTGTAGTTGCGGGAATTGGTAAACCCATAGCCAAGTCACTAGTCAAAGGTGGAATTGTCGCCTATGAAAAAAGCCGTGGCGCATTTGCAGAAATAGGCGAAACCTGGGAAGACATCATCGCCGAAGCCAAAGCTGAAATTGCCGAAGATAGAGAAACACCAACATTTGAAGCATCTGCTGACAACACAGTTCAACATGGCGGATAA
- the def gene encoding peptide deformylase, giving the protein MAELIPIIQLGDPKLRQKATWVENIQDQHIQKLIDDLMVTVAKANGVGIAAPQVATNYRLFIVASRPNLRYPHAPVMEPTAMINPRIIAHSTEIVKGWEGCLSVPGIRGLVPRYQAVEVAYTDRNGKLQKQKLTDFVARIFQHEYDHLDGVLFVDRVENSLEMISEDEYQKKVMNHT; this is encoded by the coding sequence ATGGCTGAATTAATCCCTATCATCCAATTGGGCGATCCTAAACTGCGCCAAAAAGCCACTTGGGTTGAGAATATTCAAGATCAACACATTCAAAAGCTCATTGACGACTTGATGGTAACAGTTGCCAAAGCTAACGGTGTGGGCATTGCTGCGCCTCAAGTAGCCACAAACTATCGTTTATTTATTGTGGCTTCCCGCCCGAATCTGAGGTATCCCCACGCCCCGGTTATGGAGCCTACCGCCATGATTAATCCGCGAATCATCGCTCATTCTACTGAAATTGTCAAAGGTTGGGAAGGTTGTTTAAGTGTGCCTGGTATTAGAGGTTTAGTGCCAAGATATCAAGCAGTGGAAGTTGCATATACTGACCGCAATGGCAAGTTACAAAAGCAAAAATTAACTGATTTTGTGGCTCGGATTTTTCAACATGAATATGATCATCTCGATGGTGTGCTGTTTGTAGATCGTGTGGAAAACTCTTTGGAGATGATCAGCGAGGATGAATACCAAAAAAAAGTAATGAATCATACTTAA
- the dnaN gene encoding DNA polymerase III subunit beta yields MKLVCTQSDLSTNLSLVSRAVPSRPTHPVLANVLLQADAETNQVSLTAFDLSLGIRTSFNAEVLEAGAIALPAKLLVDITSRLQEGEVTLDDESALDSDTATGEGLIVTLTPKSGHYQVRAMSAEEFPELPIIENTEPIQLTTAALIEGLRGSLFATSGDETKQVLTGVHLTVKQDTLEFAATDGHRLAVVETTNERPLGDSNQLEVTVPARALRELQRMLAHNAAADEAIALYLDQGQVVFAWQNQRLTSRTLDGQYPAYRQLIPRQFERQLTIERKQLISTLERIAVLADQKNNIVKVSINNAAQEITLSCEAQDVGSGRESIPAQISGEDIEIAFNIKYLMEGLKELPSSEIQIHLNQALTPVIFTPLGGLKMTYLAMPVQLRS; encoded by the coding sequence ATGAAATTAGTTTGCACCCAAAGCGATCTCAGTACCAACCTTTCACTCGTCAGCCGAGCCGTACCCTCACGCCCCACTCATCCAGTACTGGCTAATGTGCTGCTACAAGCAGATGCGGAAACGAACCAAGTCAGCTTAACCGCCTTTGATCTGAGTTTGGGTATTCGTACCAGTTTTAATGCTGAGGTATTAGAAGCCGGTGCGATCGCACTCCCAGCTAAACTACTTGTAGACATCACCTCACGCCTCCAAGAAGGAGAAGTGACTCTAGACGATGAATCAGCCCTAGACTCGGACACAGCCACAGGGGAAGGTTTAATTGTCACCCTCACACCCAAGAGTGGACATTATCAAGTCCGAGCCATGAGCGCTGAAGAATTTCCCGAACTCCCAATAATTGAAAATACTGAACCCATTCAACTCACCACAGCCGCATTAATTGAAGGATTACGCGGTTCATTATTTGCTACCAGTGGCGATGAAACCAAGCAAGTCCTGACGGGAGTGCATTTAACAGTTAAACAAGACACCCTAGAATTTGCGGCTACCGATGGACACCGCCTCGCTGTAGTGGAAACGACTAACGAGCGTCCCTTGGGGGATAGTAATCAACTAGAAGTGACTGTTCCAGCCAGAGCCTTACGGGAACTACAAAGGATGTTGGCTCATAATGCTGCCGCCGATGAAGCGATCGCCTTATATTTAGATCAAGGTCAAGTCGTATTTGCGTGGCAAAATCAACGCTTAACCAGCCGCACCTTAGATGGTCAATATCCTGCCTATCGCCAACTAATCCCCCGCCAATTTGAGCGCCAATTGACAATTGAGCGCAAACAATTGATTAGCACTTTGGAGCGCATCGCCGTCTTAGCCGACCAGAAGAATAATATTGTCAAAGTCAGCATTAACAACGCCGCACAGGAAATTACCTTATCCTGTGAAGCTCAAGATGTGGGAAGCGGTAGAGAATCAATACCTGCACAAATATCTGGGGAAGATATCGAAATTGCTTTTAACATTAAATATTTAATGGAAGGTTTGAAAGAACTACCATCTTCAGAAATTCAAATCCACCTCAATCAAGCCCTAACTCCAGTAATTTTTACCCCCTTGGGAGGTTTGAAAATGACCTATTTAGCTATGCCAGTACAACTGAGAAGTTAG
- a CDS encoding HMA2 domain-containing protein — MSRNISSSGCDSQINQNISQEVVQPQTQVVSGGLKIVHATNGRVRIRATDASFHPKLKTIAEDLRTYEGVRQVSPDQQTGSLVVTFDPTLLSMPQMLSILQEFDIQQVPVSNVDAFAAWKSADFWQEQSVSLIPLLTGLAVTGGLGISGLASIPVYMITADATRRVIDYLEPKVSKSDVEKVTESSLETPLSDHPTLAYTVVHAIPGRIRFHLPRLVQDSAYGRRLKELLQGDPQVVNVRVNDHAGSIAIAYQPATVAVTHWVSLMELAGETHPDANSVNVSSQSTEVIQQNTSSRWAEMKSSGMSFSLGYMAKFSL; from the coding sequence ATGAGCAGGAATATCAGTAGTAGTGGGTGTGATTCGCAGATAAATCAAAATATCAGCCAAGAAGTTGTACAGCCACAAACGCAAGTTGTTTCGGGCGGGTTAAAAATTGTTCATGCAACGAACGGGCGCGTCCGCATCCGCGCTACTGACGCTAGTTTTCACCCAAAGTTAAAGACTATAGCTGAAGATTTACGGACGTATGAAGGAGTGAGACAAGTTTCTCCTGATCAGCAAACAGGTAGTTTGGTCGTGACGTTTGATCCCACGCTGCTGTCAATGCCACAAATGCTGAGTATACTGCAAGAGTTTGACATTCAACAAGTCCCAGTCAGTAATGTAGATGCCTTCGCTGCGTGGAAATCTGCGGATTTTTGGCAAGAGCAATCTGTTTCGTTGATTCCCTTGCTCACAGGGTTGGCGGTGACGGGAGGATTGGGAATCAGTGGTTTAGCCTCGATTCCAGTATATATGATTACCGCTGATGCGACTCGTCGGGTAATTGACTATTTGGAACCAAAAGTTTCAAAGTCAGATGTCGAAAAAGTTACCGAATCTTCTCTGGAAACGCCATTATCTGATCATCCCACCCTTGCTTATACTGTGGTTCATGCCATACCTGGACGAATCAGATTTCATTTACCTCGACTCGTCCAAGATAGCGCCTATGGGCGGCGACTGAAAGAGTTATTGCAAGGAGATCCCCAAGTGGTGAACGTGCGGGTTAATGATCATGCAGGATCAATTGCGATCGCCTATCAACCTGCTACAGTGGCTGTAACTCATTGGGTGAGTTTAATGGAATTGGCTGGGGAAACTCACCCAGATGCAAATTCTGTGAACGTGTCTAGTCAATCAACTGAAGTGATTCAGCAAAATACATCCAGCCGATGGGCTGAGATGAAGTCTTCTGGGATGTCTTTTTCTCTGGGTTATATGGCGAAGTTTTCATTGTAG